Sequence from the Bacillus thuringiensis genome:
CCTAAAAAAGGTGTAGACCAACGTTCAGAAGTAATTGGTATGCTTTCATCAGAAGTGTTTGCTATGTCGACTTCAGATGAGATGGGAAATTATTTAACAGAGCTTGAAAATTTAATACGTGAAGACAAACTTTCTGAAACGACGAAGAAAATGGTTGAAGAGTGTCGTAAAGAATATGATAGAAATAAGAAAATTCCACAAGCGGAATATGAAGCGTATGTGAAATTAGAAGCGAAAGCGGAAAGTGTGTGGGAAGAAGCTCGCGAAAAATCTGATTTCGAAATGTTCCGTCCGTATTTAGAAAAAATTGTTGAATTTAAAAAGAAATTTATTGCATATTGGGGTTACGAAACATATAAATATAATACATTATTAGATATGTATGAGCCGGGTATTACAGTAGAAGTATTAGATCATGTATTTGGTCAACTTCGTGAGCGTATCGTCCCACTCGTAAAAGAAATATCGGAGTCGCAAAAGAGATTAAAGACAAGTGCTTTATCAGAACATTTTTCAAAAGAAAAACAAAAGAACTTTACATTAGAGCTATTAAAACAATTGAATTATGACTTTGAAGCAGGTCGTCTTGATGAAACGGTACATCCATTTGAGATTACATTAAATAGAGGGGATGTTCGTATTACGACACGCTATGACGAAAAAGATTTCCGTATGGCTGTATTTGGAACAATACATGAATGTGGTCATGCTGTATATGAACAAAATATTGCAGAGAAATTTGAAGGTACACCGCTATGTAGTGGAACATCTATGGGCATTCATGAGTCACAATCATTATTCTTTGAGAACTTTATCGGTCGTAATAAATCATTCTGGAAGAAAAATTATGATTTATTAAAAGAGTATAGCGATGGTCAATTCAATGATATATCAGTAGATGAGTTTTATGATGCAATTAACGAATCGAAGCCATCGTTCATTCGTATAGAAGCAGATGAGCTTACATATCCGCTTCACGTCATGGTTCGTTATGAACTTGAGAAAGAATTATTTGATGGTACATTACAAGTGAAGGATTTGCCAGCGGCTTGGAATGATAAGATGGAAGCATATTTAGGAATTCGTCCGGCAAACGATGCACAAGGTGTATTGCAAGATGTTCACTGGGCTGGTGGTTCATTTGGATACTTCCCATCTTATGCGCTTGGTTATATGTATGCAGCGCAATTTAAGCAAAGAATGTTAAAAGACATTCCGAACTTTGATGCATTATTAGAAGAAGGAAACGTAACACCAATTCGTAAATGGTTAACAGAAAACATTCACCAATACGGTAAAACGAAAAAGCCACTTGAAATTTTAGAAGATGTAACAGGTGAAGGATTAAATGCAAATTACTTAGCAGATTATTTAGAAGCGAAGTATAAAGAAATTTATGATTTATAAAAAAGAGCTGCTTAATTGCAGCTCTTTTTTTAAAGGGGGGAGAAAAATGGATTATACATATACAGTAATGACGCAAGAAGAAGCAGAAGAAATTGCATACAACTGGCATTATGAAGGGGAATATTCCTTTTACGATATAGAGGCAGATGAAGAAGATTTAGCTGAATTTTTACATGATGAGAGTAGGGGGGATCATACCTTTTCTGTGAAGGAAAATGGCACTCTCATTGGTTATTTTACTGTTTGTATAATAAATGATGGAACGGTTGATATAGGTCTTGGAATGAGACCTGATATAACTGGGAACGGATTTGGTTTACAGTTCGTAAACGCTGGATTAGCTTTTAGTAAAGAAAAGTACGGATGTAATTATATAACGTTATCGGTAGCTACATTTAATGAGAGAGCGATTAAAGTGTATAAAAGAGCGGGATTCGAAGCTGTTGGAACGTATATACAGAAGACGAATGGGAGTTGTTTTGAGTTTTTAAAAATGAATTATATATGTAAAAATGATTAAAAAACAGAAGAATCTCCTTCTGTTTTTTTATGCAGAAATAAATCATACTTTTTGTAATTGGAAGTTTTGTAATTTTGGAAGAGGATGTGTATGATTGAACTTTAGTAGCAAATAGTAGTTTAGCAGGGAGAGGTAGCATGATTACAATTAAAACGAAAAATGAAATAGATTTGATGCATGAATCTGGGAAATTACTTGCTTCATGTCATAGGGAAATTGCGAAAATGATGAAACCAGGTATTACGACAAAAGAAATTGATACGTTTGTTGAAGCATATTTAGAAAAGCATGGTGCAACGTCTGAGCAGAAAGATTACAACGGATATCCATATGCGATATGTGCATCTGTAAACGATGAAATGTGTCATGCGTTTCCGGCCGATGTTCCTTTAACTGAGGGCGATATTGTAACAATTGACATGGTAGTAAACTTAAATGGTGGTCTTTCGGATTCTGCTTGGACGTATATAGTTGGAAAAGTTTCTGATGAAGCAGAAAGATTATTAGTAGTAGCTGAGAATGCTTTGTATAAAGGGATTGACCAGGCAGTAATCGGTAATCATGTAGGGGACATTGGCTATGCAATTGAAAGTTATGTAGCAAATGAAGGTTTTTCTGTTGCAAGAGACTTTACAGGACACGGGATCGGTAAAGAGATTCATGAAGAACCAGCAATTTTTCATTTTGGTAAACAAGGACAAGGGCCTGAGCTACAAGAAGGAATGGTAATTACAATTGAGCCTATTGTAAATGTAGGCATGCGCTATTCTAAAGTAGATTTAAATGGATGGACTGCAAGAACGATGGACGGTAAATTATCAGCTCAATATGAGCATACAATTGCGATTACAAAAGATGGTCCAATCATTTTAACGACACTTTGATAAGAAATGTAAGAGTTTACAAAAATCGAACGAAAATGATAATTTTATAAAATTTGTACGTGTTTTGTTAATAAATGCTTTTCAAAATATAAAAAGTGCGTTATAATCCTTCTATAAAATAAATAGTTAGCTACACTCATATAATCGCGGGGATATGGCCTGCAAGTTTCTACCGAAGTACCGTAAATACTTTGACTATGAGTGAGGACGAATATATTTGCTTGTTTAGCATTCTTTTTTGCGAAACTCCAAAAGCGCGTCTCTCACTTGTAACGAGTGGTGGCAGCTTTTGGAGTTTTTTTATTGCATAAGAGGGGGAACAAACATGAAAGTATTACAAGAAAAGATTTTGAACGAAGGAAAGGTTTTATCTGGTGACGTATTAAAGGTAGATGCATTTTTAAATCATCAAATTGACCCAGTACTTATGCAAGAAATCGGAAAAGAATTTGCTAAACGTTTTAAAGAAGAGAACATTACAAAAATCGTGACGATTGAATCTTCAGGCATTGCACCAGCAGTTATGGCTGCATTAGAGCTTGGTGTAAAAGTAATCTTTGCAAGAAAACGTAAATCGTTAACGTTACAAGATAATATGTACGTTGCAAACGTATATTCATTTACAAAACAAGAAACGAATGAAATTTCATTATCTCGAAATCATATCGATGAAACTGATCGCGTTTTAATTATCGATGACTTTTTAGCGAACGGTCAGGCTGCTTTAGGTTTAATGAGTTTAGTCGAACAAGCAGGAGCAAGTATTGCCGGAATTGGTATTGTTATTGAAAAAGCATTTCAAGATGGAGGAAAGAAGCTTCGTGAACAAGGTGTTCGTGTTGAATCACTAGCAGAAATTGCATCACTTGATAACGGCACAGTTACATTTGTACAGCAAGAAACTGCGGAGGTGAAATAAACGATGAAGCAACATCCAATTAAAATCGCATCGCTTGGTATGCAGCATATGCTTGCTATGTATGCTGGTGCAATTATCGTTCCGCTTATTGTGGGCGGTGGACTTGGTTTAAATCAAAAAGAGTTAACGTATTTAGTCTCAATTGATTTATTAATGTGCGGCGTTGCGACAATTTTACAAGCATTATCAAATCGTTTTTTCGGTATTGGACTTCCAGTTGTACTAGGTTGTACATTTACAGCCGTTGGGCCGATGATTGCAATCGGGAAACAATACGGCGTGTCTTCTATTTATGGGGCAATTATTGCTGCCGGGTTATTCGTTGTTATTTTTGCGAAATTATTTGGAAAGCTTGTAAAGCTGTTTCCCCCTGTGGTAACAGGATCTGTTGTTACAGTAATTGGAGTTACACTTGTTCCTGCCGCTATTAATGATATGGCTGGTGGAGTAGGAAGTAAGGATTTCGGTAGTCTTGAAAATTTAGCATTAGCATTTGGTGTGTTATTATTTATCATCATTATGTATCGTTTCTTTGACGGATTTATTCGTTCAATCTCTATTTTACTAGGTCTATTGTTCGGTACAATCGTTGCAGCATTTATGGGGAAAGTAAGCTTGCAAGCGGTTGGAGAAGCGGATTGGTTCCATGGTATTCAACCATTTTACTTCGGTACACCAACATTTGAATTAACACCAATTATTACGATGATTTTAGTTGCTTGCGTAGGGATTGTAGAAGCAACAGGTGTTTACTTTGCATTATCTGATATTTGCAATAAAAAGATTGGTGAAAAAGAATTAACAAAAGGCTATCGCGCAGAAGGACTAGCGATGGTATTAGGTGGTATTTTCAATGCATTCCCATATACAACATACTCTCAAAACGTAGGGCTTGTTCAATTAACTGGAGTAAGAAATCGCGTTATTATTTACACTTGTGGTGGTATGTTAATCGTTCTTGGGTTCATCCCAAAAATCGCAGCTATTACAACAATCATTCCGAAATCAGTACTTGGCGGTGCGATGTTAGCAATGTTCGGTATGGTAATGGCATATGGTATTAAAATGTTAAGTAGCGTTGATTTTGGAAGACAAGAAAACTTATTAATCGTTGCATGTTCTGTTGGAATCGGACTAGGAGTTACTGTCGTTCCTACATTATTCTCACAACTTCCAGAAAGTATTCGTATTTTAACAGATAACGGAATCGTACTTGGAAGTGCGTCAGCAGTACTTTTAAATATCGTATTTAATATGGTGCCGCAGCGTAAAGTGAAAGTAAAGGATGAACCAGTTCCGATACAAAGTGCGGTAAGAGAAGCGTAAAAAAGCAAGGTCTCGTTATGAGACCTTGCTTTTCTTTTTAAGTGGCATCATTTTTCCGTACGTACCAAGGCGCCATATATATTCAAGTGGCCCGTATTGATAACGTGACAGCCACCAGCGGCTAATAAAGATTTGTAACGTGTAGAAACCGATGCAAAATAGTGGTCCTATCCATAATGGAGCTGGATAATAATTTTTAAACAATAGTCCGAACACAAGTAATGTAACAATTGTATGCGAGATGTAATTTGTTAATGCCATTCGCCCAACGTACTGGAACGGACGTAATAATGTTTGCCATCTTTCTTTTTGTAATAAACGCATGAGCGTGAAAATGTAGAATATGAATAATGTTTTTCCGCTAAACATTGCAAGTCCTTGCATATAAAGTGGTTCATATGACGATGTTGATAAGAAATAACGAACCATAAAGAACCAAAACGGTAATGTTAAAACAAACATAATGATTTGCCATTTTTTTAGTTTCGAGTCTAACTCTTTCGTGCGACGGAAAATGTCTTTTTTACCAGCATATAAACCGAGTAAAAATAATCCGATTGTTTCTGGGAGCATTGAAATATTTAGCCCTATGCCATTAGCATAAAAAGCATGGAAACGATTTTGTATTTGTGACACCCAGTCTTCAAGTGGCATGATTGGTAAGGATAACCCAAGTTCCTCCTTTGGCATGAAGGCAATACCAATACTAGCAATTAGCATAAGAAATTGAAAAATACTTAATAAAACGATTGCCCATATTAAAATAGTACGAGGTTCTCTCCTATAAAATAAAAATAAGAAAAATCCAGCGATTGCATAACTATGTAAAATGTCTCCGTCCCATAAAAGAACGTAATGTAAGAAACCAAATAATAATAAAATAAGTAAGCGACGAACAAATAAAGTTTTTGGTCGATCTGTTTTCGCTTCAGCACGAGTCATAAAAATGTAAAAGCCTAGGCCGAATAAAAACGAAAAGATAGTATAAAACTTTGTTTGAATAAACATATCGTAAAATAGACGGATATAGCTATCTAGCCCCTCGTAAACTCCTGAAAGATCACGTGAGTCAATCCCGGCGATAATAGGCCAGTTAACAAGAAAAATACCTAGTACAGCTATTCCTCTAATAATATCGATGGAATGTATCCTCTCGCCTTGTGAAATGTTTTGTGTCATTATTTTCCTCCTTGTTAAGTAATTCCCTTTTATTA
This genomic interval carries:
- a CDS encoding xanthine phosphoribosyltransferase — protein: MKVLQEKILNEGKVLSGDVLKVDAFLNHQIDPVLMQEIGKEFAKRFKEENITKIVTIESSGIAPAVMAALELGVKVIFARKRKSLTLQDNMYVANVYSFTKQETNEISLSRNHIDETDRVLIIDDFLANGQAALGLMSLVEQAGASIAGIGIVIEKAFQDGGKKLREQGVRVESLAEIASLDNGTVTFVQQETAEVK
- a CDS encoding type I methionyl aminopeptidase yields the protein MITIKTKNEIDLMHESGKLLASCHREIAKMMKPGITTKEIDTFVEAYLEKHGATSEQKDYNGYPYAICASVNDEMCHAFPADVPLTEGDIVTIDMVVNLNGGLSDSAWTYIVGKVSDEAERLLVVAENALYKGIDQAVIGNHVGDIGYAIESYVANEGFSVARDFTGHGIGKEIHEEPAIFHFGKQGQGPELQEGMVITIEPIVNVGMRYSKVDLNGWTARTMDGKLSAQYEHTIAITKDGPIILTTL
- the pbuX gene encoding xanthine permease PbuX; translated protein: MKQHPIKIASLGMQHMLAMYAGAIIVPLIVGGGLGLNQKELTYLVSIDLLMCGVATILQALSNRFFGIGLPVVLGCTFTAVGPMIAIGKQYGVSSIYGAIIAAGLFVVIFAKLFGKLVKLFPPVVTGSVVTVIGVTLVPAAINDMAGGVGSKDFGSLENLALAFGVLLFIIIMYRFFDGFIRSISILLGLLFGTIVAAFMGKVSLQAVGEADWFHGIQPFYFGTPTFELTPIITMILVACVGIVEATGVYFALSDICNKKIGEKELTKGYRAEGLAMVLGGIFNAFPYTTYSQNVGLVQLTGVRNRVIIYTCGGMLIVLGFIPKIAAITTIIPKSVLGGAMLAMFGMVMAYGIKMLSSVDFGRQENLLIVACSVGIGLGVTVVPTLFSQLPESIRILTDNGIVLGSASAVLLNIVFNMVPQRKVKVKDEPVPIQSAVREA
- a CDS encoding GNAT family N-acetyltransferase → MDYTYTVMTQEEAEEIAYNWHYEGEYSFYDIEADEEDLAEFLHDESRGDHTFSVKENGTLIGYFTVCIINDGTVDIGLGMRPDITGNGFGLQFVNAGLAFSKEKYGCNYITLSVATFNERAIKVYKRAGFEAVGTYIQKTNGSCFEFLKMNYICKND
- the ypwA gene encoding carboxypeptidase codes for the protein MTVATYEVEKQFLTYVKKIQNYGEALSLMFWDLRTGAPKKGVDQRSEVIGMLSSEVFAMSTSDEMGNYLTELENLIREDKLSETTKKMVEECRKEYDRNKKIPQAEYEAYVKLEAKAESVWEEAREKSDFEMFRPYLEKIVEFKKKFIAYWGYETYKYNTLLDMYEPGITVEVLDHVFGQLRERIVPLVKEISESQKRLKTSALSEHFSKEKQKNFTLELLKQLNYDFEAGRLDETVHPFEITLNRGDVRITTRYDEKDFRMAVFGTIHECGHAVYEQNIAEKFEGTPLCSGTSMGIHESQSLFFENFIGRNKSFWKKNYDLLKEYSDGQFNDISVDEFYDAINESKPSFIRIEADELTYPLHVMVRYELEKELFDGTLQVKDLPAAWNDKMEAYLGIRPANDAQGVLQDVHWAGGSFGYFPSYALGYMYAAQFKQRMLKDIPNFDALLEEGNVTPIRKWLTENIHQYGKTKKPLEILEDVTGEGLNANYLADYLEAKYKEIYDL
- a CDS encoding DUF418 domain-containing protein codes for the protein MTQNISQGERIHSIDIIRGIAVLGIFLVNWPIIAGIDSRDLSGVYEGLDSYIRLFYDMFIQTKFYTIFSFLFGLGFYIFMTRAEAKTDRPKTLFVRRLLILLLFGFLHYVLLWDGDILHSYAIAGFFLFLFYRREPRTILIWAIVLLSIFQFLMLIASIGIAFMPKEELGLSLPIMPLEDWVSQIQNRFHAFYANGIGLNISMLPETIGLFLLGLYAGKKDIFRRTKELDSKLKKWQIIMFVLTLPFWFFMVRYFLSTSSYEPLYMQGLAMFSGKTLFIFYIFTLMRLLQKERWQTLLRPFQYVGRMALTNYISHTIVTLLVFGLLFKNYYPAPLWIGPLFCIGFYTLQIFISRWWLSRYQYGPLEYIWRLGTYGKMMPLKKKSKVS